A region from the Brassica napus cultivar Da-Ae chromosome C8, Da-Ae, whole genome shotgun sequence genome encodes:
- the LOC106440579 gene encoding E2F transcription factor-like E2FE isoform X1 has translation MSDLPPENPNLTLTSSLHHSYSRKQKSLGLLCTNFLALYNRHGIETIGLDDAASKLGVERRRIYDIVNVLESVGVLTKRAKNQYTWKGFSAIPAALKELQEEGAKDTFHRFYTNENVKVSDDEDDEEVSSSQPLSSCQTDTSKPGSLPQSSDPSKIDNRREKSLGLLTQNFIKLFVCSEARIISLDEAAKLLLGDAHNTSIMRTKVRRLYDIANVLSSMNLIEKTHSLDSRKPAFKWLGYNGEPTFTLSSDLMQAESKKRVFGTDLTNVSVKRSRTHENATERRIKMKQHAIADSSYNQSSDDAHESRGYEFGPFAPAAGGTYPAARLEDNSKRAFDVENLVSDYRPSYQNQVLKDLFAHYMDAWKSWYSELTQNNPLPDTSKRH, from the exons ATGTCAGATCTGCCGCCGGAAAACCCCAATCTGACGCTCACTTCCTCTTTGCACCATTCCTACAGCCGGAAGCAGAAATCTCTGGGCCTTCTTTGCACCAA TTTCTTAGCTCTTTATAATCGTCATGGTATCGAAACCATTGGGCTTGATGACGCCGCCTCAAAACTAG GAGTTGAGAGACGGAGAATCTACGATATTGTTAATGTTCTGGAGAGTGTTGGG GTTTTGACAAAAAGAGCCAAGAATCAGTATACGTGGAAAGGATTCTCTGCGATTCCGGCAGCGTTGAAGGAGCTTCAA GAAGAAGGTGCTAAGGACACTTTTCACCGTTTTTATACCAACGAGAATGTCAAA GTatctgatgatgaagatgatgaggaagTGTCTTCTTCTCAGCCTCTTTCTAGTTGCCAGACTGATACCTCCAAACCTGGCTCTCTTCCCCAGTCTTCAGATCCTTCTAAAATAG ATAATAGACGAGAGAAATCTTTAGGACTGCTTACTCAGAACTTTATCAAGCTCTTTGTTTGCTCTGAA GCTAGGATCATCTCCCTTGACGAGGCTGCAAAATTACTTCTTGGAGATGCCCACAATACATCAATAATGAGAA CAAAAGTGAGGCGGCTTTATGACATTGCGAATGTCTTGTCATCAATGAATCTCATTGAGAAG ACTCACTCCTTAGATTCTAGAAAACCAGCTTTCAAATGGTTAGGATACAATGGGGAGCCTACTTTCACACTGAGCAGCGATTTAATGCAAGCCGAATCAAAGAAGAGAGTTTTTGGAACTGATCTCACTAACGTCAGTGTCAAGAGAAGCAGAACCCATGAAAATGCTACCGAGAGGAGGATAAAGATGAAACAACACGCAATAGCAGATAGTTCTTATAATCAAAGCTCTGATGATGCTCATGAATCAAGAGGTTACGAGTTTGGTCCTTTTGCACCAGCCGCTGGTGGTACATATCCAGCTGCTCGTTTGGAGGACAACTCCAAGAGAGCTTTTGATGTTGAGAATTTAGTTTCGGATTATCGTCCTTCTTACCAAAATCAAG tTTTGAAAGACCTCTTTGCGCATTACATGGACGCTTGGAAGTCATGGTACAGCGAACTCACGCAGAATAATCCATTACCAGATACATCAAAACGCCATTAG
- the LOC106440579 gene encoding E2F transcription factor-like E2FE isoform X2, which produces MSDLPPENPNLTLTSSLHHSYSRKQKSLGLLCTNFLALYNRHGIETIGLDDAASKLGVERRRIYDIVNVLESVGVLTKRAKNQYTWKGFSAIPAALKELQEEGAKDTFHRFYTNENVKVSDDEDDEEVSSSQPLSSCQTDTSKPGSLPQSSDPSKIDNRREKSLGLLTQNFIKLFVCSEARIISLDEAAKLLLGDAHNTSIMRMRRLYDIANVLSSMNLIEKTHSLDSRKPAFKWLGYNGEPTFTLSSDLMQAESKKRVFGTDLTNVSVKRSRTHENATERRIKMKQHAIADSSYNQSSDDAHESRGYEFGPFAPAAGGTYPAARLEDNSKRAFDVENLVSDYRPSYQNQVLKDLFAHYMDAWKSWYSELTQNNPLPDTSKRH; this is translated from the exons ATGTCAGATCTGCCGCCGGAAAACCCCAATCTGACGCTCACTTCCTCTTTGCACCATTCCTACAGCCGGAAGCAGAAATCTCTGGGCCTTCTTTGCACCAA TTTCTTAGCTCTTTATAATCGTCATGGTATCGAAACCATTGGGCTTGATGACGCCGCCTCAAAACTAG GAGTTGAGAGACGGAGAATCTACGATATTGTTAATGTTCTGGAGAGTGTTGGG GTTTTGACAAAAAGAGCCAAGAATCAGTATACGTGGAAAGGATTCTCTGCGATTCCGGCAGCGTTGAAGGAGCTTCAA GAAGAAGGTGCTAAGGACACTTTTCACCGTTTTTATACCAACGAGAATGTCAAA GTatctgatgatgaagatgatgaggaagTGTCTTCTTCTCAGCCTCTTTCTAGTTGCCAGACTGATACCTCCAAACCTGGCTCTCTTCCCCAGTCTTCAGATCCTTCTAAAATAG ATAATAGACGAGAGAAATCTTTAGGACTGCTTACTCAGAACTTTATCAAGCTCTTTGTTTGCTCTGAA GCTAGGATCATCTCCCTTGACGAGGCTGCAAAATTACTTCTTGGAGATGCCCACAATACATCAATAATGAGAA TGAGGCGGCTTTATGACATTGCGAATGTCTTGTCATCAATGAATCTCATTGAGAAG ACTCACTCCTTAGATTCTAGAAAACCAGCTTTCAAATGGTTAGGATACAATGGGGAGCCTACTTTCACACTGAGCAGCGATTTAATGCAAGCCGAATCAAAGAAGAGAGTTTTTGGAACTGATCTCACTAACGTCAGTGTCAAGAGAAGCAGAACCCATGAAAATGCTACCGAGAGGAGGATAAAGATGAAACAACACGCAATAGCAGATAGTTCTTATAATCAAAGCTCTGATGATGCTCATGAATCAAGAGGTTACGAGTTTGGTCCTTTTGCACCAGCCGCTGGTGGTACATATCCAGCTGCTCGTTTGGAGGACAACTCCAAGAGAGCTTTTGATGTTGAGAATTTAGTTTCGGATTATCGTCCTTCTTACCAAAATCAAG tTTTGAAAGACCTCTTTGCGCATTACATGGACGCTTGGAAGTCATGGTACAGCGAACTCACGCAGAATAATCCATTACCAGATACATCAAAACGCCATTAG
- the LOC106440579 gene encoding E2F transcription factor-like E2FE isoform X3, which translates to MFWRVLGAKNQYTWKGFSAIPAALKELQEEGAKDTFHRFYTNENVKVSDDEDDEEVSSSQPLSSCQTDTSKPGSLPQSSDPSKIDNRREKSLGLLTQNFIKLFVCSEARIISLDEAAKLLLGDAHNTSIMRTKVRRLYDIANVLSSMNLIEKTHSLDSRKPAFKWLGYNGEPTFTLSSDLMQAESKKRVFGTDLTNVSVKRSRTHENATERRIKMKQHAIADSSYNQSSDDAHESRGYEFGPFAPAAGGTYPAARLEDNSKRAFDVENLVSDYRPSYQNQVLKDLFAHYMDAWKSWYSELTQNNPLPDTSKRH; encoded by the exons ATGTTCTGGAGAGTGTTGGG AGCCAAGAATCAGTATACGTGGAAAGGATTCTCTGCGATTCCGGCAGCGTTGAAGGAGCTTCAA GAAGAAGGTGCTAAGGACACTTTTCACCGTTTTTATACCAACGAGAATGTCAAA GTatctgatgatgaagatgatgaggaagTGTCTTCTTCTCAGCCTCTTTCTAGTTGCCAGACTGATACCTCCAAACCTGGCTCTCTTCCCCAGTCTTCAGATCCTTCTAAAATAG ATAATAGACGAGAGAAATCTTTAGGACTGCTTACTCAGAACTTTATCAAGCTCTTTGTTTGCTCTGAA GCTAGGATCATCTCCCTTGACGAGGCTGCAAAATTACTTCTTGGAGATGCCCACAATACATCAATAATGAGAA CAAAAGTGAGGCGGCTTTATGACATTGCGAATGTCTTGTCATCAATGAATCTCATTGAGAAG ACTCACTCCTTAGATTCTAGAAAACCAGCTTTCAAATGGTTAGGATACAATGGGGAGCCTACTTTCACACTGAGCAGCGATTTAATGCAAGCCGAATCAAAGAAGAGAGTTTTTGGAACTGATCTCACTAACGTCAGTGTCAAGAGAAGCAGAACCCATGAAAATGCTACCGAGAGGAGGATAAAGATGAAACAACACGCAATAGCAGATAGTTCTTATAATCAAAGCTCTGATGATGCTCATGAATCAAGAGGTTACGAGTTTGGTCCTTTTGCACCAGCCGCTGGTGGTACATATCCAGCTGCTCGTTTGGAGGACAACTCCAAGAGAGCTTTTGATGTTGAGAATTTAGTTTCGGATTATCGTCCTTCTTACCAAAATCAAG tTTTGAAAGACCTCTTTGCGCATTACATGGACGCTTGGAAGTCATGGTACAGCGAACTCACGCAGAATAATCCATTACCAGATACATCAAAACGCCATTAG